A single Ailuropoda melanoleuca isolate Jingjing unplaced genomic scaffold, ASM200744v2 unplaced-scaffold8653, whole genome shotgun sequence DNA region contains:
- the LOC100471727 gene encoding olfactory receptor 4F3/4F16/4F29, whose amino-acid sequence MGGGNNSVVSEIVLVGLTSSLEMQLVLFLVFSVFYVTGILGNLLIVLTVISDSHLHSPMYFLLASLSFIDMWVSSIAAPKMISDLFKERKVISFQGCIAQMFFIHVIGGTEMVLLIAMALDRYVAICRPLHYLTIMNFRTCILLLVVAWTIGIIHSLIQLVFVVNLPFCGPNEVDSFCCDLPRFIRLACTDTYRLELMVTANSGFISLGTFFILVISYIFILVIVWQRSSGGLSKALSTLSAHITVVVLFFGPCIFVYSWPFPTVPVDKFLAIFDVIVTPFLNPAIYTFRNKEMKVAMKRIFSQMLSSRKLF is encoded by the coding sequence ATGGGGGGAGGAAATAATTCGGTGGTGTCTGAGATTGTGTTGGTGGGACTCACCAGTTCTTTGGAGATGCAGCTTGTCctatttctagttttctctgTGTTCTATGTAACAGGTATTTTAGGAAACCTCCTCATTGTGCTCACAGTGATCTCTGACTCCCATTTACACTCCCCCATGTACTTCCTGCTGGCCAGCCTCTCCTTTATTGACATGTGGGTTTCCTCCATTGCAGCTCCCAAGATGATTTCTGATCTTTTCAAGGAGAGAAAAGTAATCTCTTTCCAAGGATGCATTGCTCAGATGTTCTTCATTCATGTTATTGGAGGAACTGAGATGGTTCTGCTCATTGCCATGGCCCTTGACCGTTATGTTGCTATATGCAGGCCTCTCCACTACCTGACCATCATGAACTTCAGAACTTGTATTTTACTCTTGGTGGTGGCCTGGACCATTGGGATCATCCACTCATTGATTCAACTTGTATTTGTTGTAAACCTGCCATTTTGTGGTCCCAATGAAGTGGACAGTTTTTGCTGTGATCTTCCTCGATTTATTAGGCTTGCCTGCACAGACACTTACAGATTGGAGCTCATGGTCACGGCCAATAGTGGTTTCATCTCTCTGGgaacttttttcattttggttatttcctATATCTTCATCTTGGTCATTGTTTGGCAGCGTTCTTCAGGTGGTTTGTCCAAGGCCCTCTCTACTCTATCAGCTCACATCACAGTCGTGGTCTTATTTTTTGgtccatgtatttttgtttacTCATGGCCATTTCCCACAGTGCCAGTAGATAAGTTCCTTGccatttttgatgtaattgttaCACCATTTCTGAACCCTGCCATCTACACTTTTAGGAATAAAGAGATGAAAGTGGCAATGAAGAGGATATTCAGTCAGATGTTGAGCTCCAGGAAGCTGTTTTAA